One Glycine max cultivar Williams 82 chromosome 8, Glycine_max_v4.0, whole genome shotgun sequence genomic window, TATTGCTTGCAAGATCCTAAAGTGGTCTCCCCTTCCAAAGCCCTCGAACCTCCTACTACTAGTATTAGATAATGGGAATTGATGGAGAGAAGCATtcgaattgaaattgaaaaataaaaagcaatttTAATCAGAAATAATAAGATGATAAGTAATAAGCCCCCCAAGTATAAATAGTTTTCTAAATAAACAGAATGTAAACAACAATCTTTCTGTTAAGGGGAATCATTATCATAATTAATCATCAAGGTTCAAAGCAAAACAATACAATTGGAAATTATTTCTGGTTTATGTCATCGGTTGACAAAAACTAGACAATCACATGTTTATCTTCTTTTATATAGAATAATAACATTTATTCTTACAATTTTGTTTCtacagcatatatatatatatatatatatatatatatatatatatatatatatatatatatccttttgAGCTATAAATCAATACTACACTCTGCAACAAAAAGAAGGATGAATTTCTTATGGACTATATGTTAgtatatattgaaataaaatttgttaaaaaatttattgtagtTTCAATTATAGATGACATGTTGGAgagatattttatgttttaagaaattattaatgTGAGTAATGATTttacatataattataattattttgtatgaAATTTGACGTGTATATATTGGAAGCAAACATGGAAACATTTTCaagaatattaatgattttcagtaaaaatatatatttatgatcaaccaaataaattttagtcatttttagaattataattttcagaaTTTATGAATCCCAAAAATCAATTCctgaatatgaaaaaaaaaattcctctaCTAAAcgctcttaaaataaaaatcttaaggTATGAATATTTGTATTCGTGTTTATGAATCTTTAGTCACcttggaatttttttaatggaattaTGCCTTagaattataatacaaatatatCATGGAGCGCGTGGATAATCTAACATaaacttgttttaatttaaccaaagttaaatgtaatattatacattcaaatatatatatctgtTGTACATTGACCTCTTATTTAgttgaaataagattgttttcGTTAGAAAAATCGTGTGGTTTAAACCCAAAAATTATTGTACAAACGCGGTAAATGATAGTGATAATTACTGGCAGCAAATAATAGAACGTCGCTATTTGAAAAAGGAAGGAACCGTAAagagaaaagacaaaaaatattggAAGTGAAGCGACATTGAACCttttaaggaaagaaaatgataaccttttcttttttaactttgaaaCTGTCAAACACATTTGAGTCTCGATTCGATTAATGTGAACTTTATTGCCAATACTTTTAACttacatgaaaaaatattttattcactaaaatattatttaacttaaataaaattattaagaaaaatagtttattttaataagattAATGTAATCAGCACATctcaaataatttgatttttttaaataggttcctaaatttatataattgagcCTTGCTCTtgtattgttttttataatcaaatcctttgaattagtttaaaaatgattatttaattttttttataaaaaaattataagatgaagaacctaattatatattttttttataatttaaagatcaaattaaaaattctcaaataattcagAACTTACtgattaatttaatctttgaataatttttaatgtttcttaaatattatttcgcatttttttttcgtttcgattgttaatttttccatatgtttcttcaattattatttcagaaacttaacattttcttatttttttacattcacCGCCTATCATGTTTCTTTTGTTATGCTCTGCCACAACAGTGGCAATTCCATTGCTGGCCAGTGGCCACTACTAagctttttctttaaattattgttttgagATTACACGgtttattttttggtgaattttatattacttatttccatttttggtaaaatataaatatttaaaattataaagaaaaagtaattttttgcaagaaatgttgtttaaattaataatgtcaCATTTTTGTATTTAATGAGCGAAAATAGGACAATGAAAAGGAGATTCCTGTACAGTGTACAGGGATTTATAGGCAGAGATAGTTGCGTAATATGAACGCAGCTGAGAAGCAGTTGATTTTCCGATCAGAAAATCTGAATCATGTCGTGGCAAGCGTACGTGGATGATCACCTGCTGTGTGAAATCGAAGGTAACCACCTCACTCACGCCGCTATTATCGGCCACGACGGCAGCGTTTGGGCTCAGAGCGCCAACTTCCCTCAGGTAACGCTTCTAGATTCGCCGATCCCTGAGAGTGTTGATTATATACTGTGCAACTATGTTTGATTTTGGTGTAGTTCAAAGCTGAGGAAATAACTGCTATCATGAATGACTTTAACGAGCCTGGATCACTTGCTCCAACTGGATTGTTTCTCGCTGCCACCAAATACATGGTCATCCAGGGCGAGCCTGGTGCCGTCATTCGAGGCAAGAAGGTAACTACTACTCTCTATCTTATCATTTGTAATACGTAGAATTAGACTCTTGCAACAAGATATgcattttctattctttttacAATATATAGATTC contains:
- the LOC100499717 gene encoding Profilin-1-like, which codes for MSWQAYVDDHLLCEIEGNHLTHAAIIGHDGSVWAQSANFPQFKAEEITAIMNDFNEPGSLAPTGLFLAATKYMVIQGEPGAVIRGKKGPGGVTVKKTGAALIIGIYDEPMAPGQCNMVVERLGDYLIEQGL